The DNA segment CTTTCTGGAATGTAGTCTGGTTCCCAATCCCCACCACTGCGAATCATTTCTGACTTGGGGCATTCCTCTAGAATGGTGCATCTCACATCAAACCACCCTGAGTGGCCTAAATTATGCAGACATTTTGAAAAACTGGTGAAATCACACTTTAATCATCTCAATAGTCCTGACTAGTGCTATTAATTTAGTGATTTAACTAGTCTAGCCAAGTCTAAGCCAAGTCTAAATAAAGGCAAGGGTGCATCAATTTAAAGATTATTGAATATCTTACCATCACTAAGGCTGTGTTTACACTCTGGCAGCAGGTTATTCCATGTTATtcagatgagctgctgcagATTATTCTACCAAAAGCAGCATAAGTTTCTACTCTTTGCAAAACTGCATATCTGTGCTACCAGATATGCAGTCTGTAGCTTCTGCAGTGTTGCAGGAGTAACTAACTCGGATTTGAGACTGGGTTTGACTGAAGCTGCTGAAACATGCTGCTTTTGTGAATACTGCATGTTTCACAGCCCTCCACTCCCCGTGTCCTGTTTTATTAGTACGCAGTTGTGAGTATGTGAGTTATGGCGGCGTACTCATAGCCTGCTTAAAGTTTCCCCCCCAGAGGATGAAGACTTGGTCCTCATCATCGATCGGATGGCTACTTTCATCGCTGAAGGGGGGCCAGAGCTTGAGAAGAAAGCTATTGAAGATTACAAAGACAATCCAGTCTTCTCGTAAGCGACACATTTCTGTGTGATTTACAGTTTCTGTTCTAACGTCATTCCTTTTGGTTTCATTTCAGAATGTTTTCATGTCATCCATCAATACAATGAAATGATGTTCAATTCCTTGTTCCATTTTACTTTTGACAATGTCAAGTAAACCTAATCCATCTCTCACTGAAATAGATTCCTGATTGAGAAGGACAGCAAGGAGCATCTGTATTTCCGCAAGAGAGTAGCTCAGCTGAGACAAGAGAATCACACGAAAGACTCGTCACACGATACACAATCTGATGGTAAGAGTTCATATCTTTGTAATCTTTGCTCTTAGCTCTTCACTAGTGCAAAAGGGGGTTCTttttttagataaaaaaaaatcataaattgATGCAACTGTCTCAATTAAcaacacataataataatgaatggaTACAGTCTATTAAGAACATTTGGACCATGTCAGATACTGCTAATTCGCTTAGATCTAATTCTAAAAAAATCTATAGACATTTGCCATGGGTGCCTGTTTCCTAGGTGCAAAAAATTACCTTCCTCctgcccccctccctctcttatTCCCCCACCTGCAGTAGACTGATAAGAGGCAGTTGAATAGTAGTTTGAGTTGAGTCCCAGTACTGATAGGCTGCTTAAAGTCTTCTCCTCAGTGGACGAGGACACAAAGAAGGTGGCAGACAAGCTAGCCTGCTTCGTGGCCGATGGAGGGCCAGAGGTGGAGGCCATTGCTACCAAGCACAATCAAGACAACCCAGCTTTCAGGTGAGGTTTCTGCACACATCCCAAAGCTTAAACAGTGATCAAGTTCCTATTAATTACAAGActgaaagcccccccccccccccccccacgggTTCCAGCGAGACTGACATAAAGTTTACAGATTACATCACTGACTGTTGACTTTTCCAAAATACTGATTACAATTTCCATGTCCTTTTGTTGTAGATGCTAAAGTCTCGGATAGCATAATTGGTCTTGCCCTCTCGTGATTGTTAGGCTATGACTAAATTGCGGAAACAATTGAGGAACAATctaggaggggaaaaaaacctgACCTCTTTGCTCTCAACCTTTTTTCCACTTACATGAACTTCACAGTTGCCGTTTGCTTGGTTTTGCATCCATATCCGCTGGGCAAAAAGCAGGCTCTTGTATCAGAGGGAGCAGctaccaaacaaacagaaagcacATTACCAACCATAATAAGCAACTTTGAAAACACCCACCAGCTCCTTTAGTCatttaaattattcattttaaattagCTTATTTATCTAAACATCTTCTAAATTGCAAAATTGTGGCGGATATCATTAATTTAGTAGAAAATTTGGATTTTTCTTTTGATAGTTTCCAGCTACCGTCTGTAATTTCCCTGCGAGTTGTCTACTAATTCAtcagcaaataaatagaaaaagaaTTTGCTATTTAAATGTGGAGGGGGACTGAatcttttgtttttaacagtTTATTACACAAGGTTTAATATGAGAAAATGTTCAGGTTAAAGCACAAAGAGTTTAAAATGTCCTTTGGAAGAAAAATGTAAACCCTTACCCCATTAGCAGCTACTGATTCTAAAATAAGCACCTGGTGGCCTGTTAGGGGGTCTGTTGACTCTAATGGCAAATGTGAATCCAGACTGAAAGGTCATATTTGACCTTTGCGACATGGTAATTCACTAAAGCTCTCTCTTGTTCAGCTTTCTCTACGATCACCAAAGTCCAGCTCACCACTTCTACAAGGCTAAAGTGGAGGAGTATCGTCATGCCAAAACCAGCTCTACATCTCCCCCTAGTGTTGAGCCCTCTATGTGCACAACGCGGCCTGTCCCCTGTTCACCAACTGCAGCACTCCATACTCTCAGCTCAGCGCAAGTGGAGCCCCAGAGCCAGGAATCAGCTCCTACGAGCGCAAAGCGGAAGAGAAAGAGCCGCTGGGGGGCTGTGGACGACAAGGTGGATCTGCCCATTCCCCCGATAGTCATTCCTCAAATGGCCAGCACAGAATCTGAAACCCCGTCACTCTCTGGTATGCTACAATGTTTAATcatagatttttaaaaaaatattgcaataattaTCATGTCATATCAAGTCTTTAAATATGGCGACATAACATTTTACCATATCGTCCAGTCCTATATAACTAAACTGGGTGCAGAAGCTGAAAATAAACGAAAAACCTATTGCAAACCAAGTGGTTAAACAAAAGAGAATGCCCCTTTAACATTACCCGCAATGCttgtataatattattatttttagtattattttatatgaGGGTCTTAATTTTCTAATATGGAAGGTAACAGTCTATTGGCGTATTGAAAATAGACCTGGCTGCAGTTTTGAAAAACAATAAGGAcactcctttgtctttttgaacaAATTTTAACagattaataataacaactgaaGACATACAACTAATTAAATGTCTTTTaataatcatttgtaaaatgtcattaaaataaatacagttttcttaAGAGAAGGATGTTAGTCCACCCCCATAGTTATTACTGTgtttaaaattagaatcaggtgcagcacaccAGCTGCAGATGATTGGAACATGGTTTGaaaggctcctccaaaatcctttcttatttaaacctcttgattgttgaagttagtggtgaagatcaccaccaaaatcagccgttccactgtccactaaataaGTAACATTTTCAATTCATTTCAACATTGTTACTATACTAATACAAGCTAGTACAGTCACACGAAACACTGGCTAAGTCTCCAGTGCACAATAGGTAGGACATTAGGTAGTACAATAGTGTAATAACAGACAAAACATGGGACAGGGTGCATATATGAGACATAGtgcaaatacaataaatacaaatgagtGCACAAAGGCTAAAAACAGGGAGTTCAGGAGTATGTGCTGAGGTAGACCAGTCTggtgttgtaaacagcatcacatATGTAAACAGAGTGTAGAGTGCAGGAATAGCTAGTGTTCAGGTAGAGAGAACAGTATACAGCTTGTGTACAGAGAGGGAGGTCCAGTGCATACAGTCCTTGAGCTGTTGTATCATATCATTTATATTGCGATATTAAAAAATGCAATCcatgatccaacatgtcatgatattCCATGTATGATCCGTGTATCCAAGActggaataaaataaacaatatttagcAGCTGTCTCTGATAGaaatgtcatggaaaatgagaacagtgcaaAATTCAATTTGTATAACCAGCAGAAAAGTTGTAGCATGACATGTTTGACATGGTACATGACATGGATGTTATGCTGTGTGACTATCCCATGTATGTATTGCAATGGTGAtgctgaaaaatatattgtgTAGCTTTAAtggatgtatgtgtatatatatcttaCAATGTATTTTATTGGTGAAATTGACTGATTTTGTAAATGTGTTACAGAGCAAGAGCTGAGGGGTCTGGGGTATAAGAAAGGAAAGCCAGTCGGTCTAGTGGGTGTTACAGAGCTTTCTGAGGACCAGAAGAAACAGCTCAAAGAACAGCAGGAAGTATGGCATTTTGaaattgactgtgtgtgtgtgtggatgcttGAGAGTCATTGTCAGATGCCAAGAATTCATATAGATTTAAGGGGGAATGCACAATGATGTTTGATTTCTTGTATGTTAAATCTCCTCACGCTGTGTGATGTATGCTGAATGTTATCAGATGCAGGAAATGTTCGACATGATCATGAAGCACAAGCGGGCGATGCAGGAGATGCAGCTAATGTGGGAGAAGGCTGTGCGAGACCACCAGCATGAGTATGACAGTGACGAAGAGATCGACTCTCATGTGGGAACCTGGGAACACAGACTCAGAAAGATGGAGATGGAAAAAACAAGaggtcagtgtttctgtttTGAATGTTAAAATGTGAGATATGAAGATAATAGCCgatatataaaataacattattctagaTTATTCCAAAGTCAGGTCGCACCTGGTTTTTAAAGGtaaatggcaagtgacacgccaaaaacacacccatgattaattaagagacttagtacatgccctTTGCGCGTTTCGAGCTGCGGAAGGCAAACATTTTTCCCGTTGTGgcaatagcaaagacacactgacacttGCGCTGTAAATCAAACTGTGCGGTGCACGTTTGACAGTTAAGTtaagtttaaataaatatttaatattatattttcaaaaaatatttgaattaaataaaaatctatGATATATTTTTGGTGTGGCATCATAAGGCATTGTTGAGTGTGATCTGAAATTGTGGTGATATACATTTGTGTTCATATCGCCCAcccagttttgttttttgtcttcctgAGTAGAGTGGGCAGAGCAGCTGACTGAGATGGGGAAAGGGAAGCATTTCATTGGTGACTTTTTGCCACCTGATGAACTGGAGAAGTTCATGGAAACATTTAAGGCTCTAAAGGTGAGGAGTTCTGCAGTACTTACACTGCTGACAGACACATTGATTTTAAGGTAACTAACACATTAAATTAAGGGAACAATTTGAGAAAGTATCAAAACAATGGTCaggtacatatttatagtatctGCAAGATAAAACTGCTTTGGTTACAAGAAATCACATATCATCACATATCCTCAGGTGGCGTGGTTTGTTTTACAATGTCTTTCACGGTTTTGTACCCCCTCAGACGTTGGACATCCTGCTGTGTGCCATTGCTTTGTATTTGGAGGTGTTTACAAACctcaaatattatttaaaaagattGACTGTGTAATTTTTGTTTCCCTGGTCTGTAGGAGGGCAGAGATCCAGACTACTCTGAGTATAAAGAGTTCAAGCTGACTGTGGAAAACATCGGATTCAAGATGCTGATGAAGATGGGCTGGAAGGAGGGAGATGGTCTGGGCTCAGATGGCCAGGGCATCAAGAACCCTGTCAACAGGTGAGGATTAGATTTAATCaactgtacactgttaaaagtataagatccttgaggaacgtttggaggtC comes from the Salminus brasiliensis chromosome 23, fSalBra1.hap2, whole genome shotgun sequence genome and includes:
- the sugp1 gene encoding SURP and G-patch domain-containing protein 1; the protein is MESNDAGRGGWKNNNNNKFAQKSKINVIMRQEELIAQKKREIEAKMAEQAKQNISTPSKPLPQSTPSSQGSTSNKFVNDGSFLQQFLKMQKEKSSTDSGSGTDSKSSTLSSQSQKKSILVGKRPGLGVSSMLSQFKNYSQSKKTPLQIPRPSIFSSPDEEEVEEEDAHYLEVKVSPPEDEDLVLIIDRMATFIAEGGPELEKKAIEDYKDNPVFSFLIEKDSKEHLYFRKRVAQLRQENHTKDSSHDTQSDVFSSVDEDTKKVADKLACFVADGGPEVEAIATKHNQDNPAFSFLYDHQSPAHHFYKAKVEEYRHAKTSSTSPPSVEPSMCTTRPVPCSPTAALHTLSSAQVEPQSQESAPTSAKRKRKSRWGAVDDKVDLPIPPIVIPQMASTESETPSLSEQELRGLGYKKGKPVGLVGVTELSEDQKKQLKEQQEMQEMFDMIMKHKRAMQEMQLMWEKAVRDHQHEYDSDEEIDSHVGTWEHRLRKMEMEKTREWAEQLTEMGKGKHFIGDFLPPDELEKFMETFKALKEGRDPDYSEYKEFKLTVENIGFKMLMKMGWKEGDGLGSDGQGIKNPVNRGTTAVDGAGFGVDRPAELSKNDDEYDAFRKRMMLAYRFRPNPLNNPRRPYY